A window from Betta splendens chromosome 1, fBetSpl5.4, whole genome shotgun sequence encodes these proteins:
- the herc3 gene encoding probable E3 ubiquitin-protein ligase HERC3 isoform X4: MLCWGNAKDGQLGAGVDSNPVFEPRMCHMFSDRGLKEVACGRKHSVFLLHDGSVYTCGSNSCGQLGHDKPGTSPEIVSSLDMQKITVVSSGRAHCMAINEQGQVFAWGAGEGGQLGLETTETFVRIPRLVKRLCDHQISQVMCGNQHCIALSRDGQLFTWGQNTSGQLGLGKGEPSKLFPHPLKSLAGIPLAQITAGGDHSFALSLSGAVFGWGKNRAGQLGLNDKQDRAVPCHIKFLRSQKVVYISCGDEHTAALTKDGGLFTFGDGSWGQLGHGSTNNELLPRRVLELMGTEVSQIACGRHHTLAFVPSSGIAYAFGCNSHGQLGTGMLQDAKNPFPVKTSWLTRNFRRAESSQYTVIKVVCGGDHSFLLYTSEQYPAAPEDFRVVNISKSLYPITYERLNSWRLKLMYSSDSTITNEIIIQLSSTACWNASFLDKGDDAHFKTNPKVPGIDLNSVRLLFESLSKPAFSTLLEQATKSFESLLIPQLPRSPPDVEAMRIYLILSEYPALQDSKNYIRLTIPLAMAILRLDANPSKVLDNWWCLVDDSVFTRMVDMYKSIVVFMLTGGKTLLVPVFYENYFLATLRLLEKLHKVNLKAHHVEYNRFYIPDITSLVDIQEDYLKWFLSKAEIKTGSSPSQQNDFPSVNLCAYPFILNAQAKTTMLQTDAELQMQMAVSGANLHNVLMLLTLEPHLARNPYLVLHVRRNHLVSDTLRELTMYNDVDLKKPLKVIFDGEEAVDAGGVTKEFFLLLLKELMDPIYGMFTHYNDSNLLWFSDKCFVEQNWFHLIGIICGLAIYNSTVVDLHFPLALYKKLLDVPATLDDFKELSPTEARSLQQLLDYEGGDVEETFLLNFAITRENYGMTEVKELIPGGESISVDKNNRQTDDRQVF; the protein is encoded by the exons ATGCTGTGTTGGGGCAATGCAAAAGATGGACAGTTGGGTGCTGGTGTGGACAGCAACCCTGTTTTTGAGCCAAGGATGTGCCACATGTTCAGTGACAGGGGACTGAAGGAGGTAGCCTGTGGAAGGAAACACTCAGTGTTCCTGCTCCATGATGGCAGTGTGTATACATGTGGCTCTAACAGCTGTGGACAGCTGGGCCATGACAAACCAGGGACCTCCCCAG AAATAGTCTCGTCTTTGGATATGCAGAAGATAACTGTGGTCTCCAGTGGTCGAGCCCATTGTATGGCGATAAATGAGCAGGGtcaagtgtttgcctggggagCTGGTGAAGGAGGTCAGCTGGGCCTTGAGACTACAGAGACATTTGTACGGATCCCAAG aCTAGTAAAAAGACTGTGTGACCATCAAATCTCCCAAGTAATGTGTGGGAATCAGCACTGCATCGCACTGTCCAGAG ATGGCCAGTTGTTTACCTGGGGCCAGAACACCAGTGGTCAGCTCGGTCTGGGTAAAGGAGAGCCCAGCAAACTGTTCCCACATCCCCTCAAGTCCCTGGCAGGCATTCCTTTGGCACAGATAACTGCTGGGGGAGACCACAGCtttgctctgtccttgtccgGAGCTGTGTTTGGCTGGGGCAAGAACAGAGCGGGCCAACTGGGTCTTAATGATAAACAAG ATCGTGCTGTTCCCTGCCACATTAAGTTTTTAAGATCTCAAAAAGTTGTTTACATCAGCTGTGGAGATGAACATACAGCAGCGCTCACAAAG GATGGAGGCTTGTTTACATTTGGGGATGGCTCGTGGGGTCAGCTTGGCCATGGCTCAACTAATAACGAACTCCTACCCAGACGAGTGCTGGAGCTCATGGGCACTGAGGTGTCTCAGATTGCTTGTGGAAG GCACCATACCCTGGCGTTTGTGCCATCCTCTGGTATAGCTTATGCGTTCGGGTGTAACAGCCATGGGCAGCTGGGCACAGGGATGCTGCAGGATGCTAAAAATCCTTTTCCTGTCAAGACAAGTTGGCTGACTAGAAATTTCCGTAGAGCAG AGTCAAGTCAGTATACTGTGATTAAAGTTGTCTGTGGAGGAGATCATAGTTTCTTACTGTACACCAGTGAACAG TATCCAGCCGCCCCAGAAGACTTCAGAGTGGTCAACATCAGTAAAAGTCTTTATCCAATCACTTATGAAAGGTTAAATTCATGGAGACTGAAACTGATGTACAGTTCAGATTCTACTATCACAAA TGAGATCATAATTCAGCTTTCCTCTACGGCTTGTTGGAATGCCAGCTTTTTGGACAAAGG TGATGATGCCCACTTCAAAACCAACCCAAAGGTTCCAGGCATTGATCTCAACTCTGTCAGACTTCTGTTTGAGTCACTGAGCAAACCTGCATTCTCTACACTTCTGGAGCAG GCCACCAAGAGTTTTGAGAGTTTGCTGATCCCTCAGCTTCCGCGTTCTCCTCCCGACGTCGAGGCCATGAGGATCTACCTTATCTTGTCCGAGTATCCGGCTCTGCAGGATTCCAAGAACTATATTCGCCTCACTATCCCCTTGGCAATGGCCATTCTCCGTCTAGACGCCAACCCCAGCAAAGTATTGG ACAACTGGTGGTGTTTAGTGGATGACAGCGTGTTCACCAGAATGGTCGACATGTACAAAAGCATTGTTGTGTTCATGCTCACGGGGGGCAAGACGCTCCTAGTGCCGGTGTTCTATGAAAACTATTTTCTCGCCACGCTAAGGTTGCTGGAGAAACTCCACAAG GTAAACCTGAAAGCCCACCATGTGGAGTACAATCGCTTTTATATCCCTGACATCACCAGCCTGGTGGACATTCAAGAAGACTACCTCAAATGGTTTCTGAGTAAAGCTGAAATT AAAACAGGATCCTCTCCTTCACAG CAGAATGATTTTCCCTCAGTGAACCTATGTGCCTATCCATTTATACTGAACGCTCAAGCCAAGACAACCATGCTGCAAACTGATGCTGAACTGCAAATGCAG ATGGCAGTAAGCGGTGCAAACTTACACAATGTCTTAATGCTGCTCACACTGGAACCCCACCTTGCTAGGAACCCTTACCTGGTGCTTCATGTGCGCAGGAACCATTTAGTGAGTGATACTTTACGTGAGCTCACCATGTACAATGATGTGGACCTCAAGAAACCACTCAAG GTGATCTTTGATGGAGAGGAAGCGGTAGATGCAGGAGGAGTAACAAAAGagtttttcctcctgctgttgaAAGAGCTGATGGATCCTATCTATGGAATGTTCACCCATTATAATGATTCCAACCTACTATGGTTCTCAGACAAA tgttttgtaGAACAGAACTGGTTTCACCTGATTGGGATCATTTGTGGCTTGGCCATCTATAACTCCACAGTGGTGGATCTCCATTTCCCTCTGGCTCTCTATAAGAAGCTGCTCGATGTGCCCGCAACGCTGGACGACTTCAAAGAGCTCTCACCCACTGAGGCCAG GAGTCTACAACAACTTCTGGATTATGAAGGAGGTGATGTTGAAGAAACATTTCTTCTCAACTTTGCT ATCACCAGAGAGAACTATGGGATGACAGAGGTGAAGGAGCTGATCCCTGGAGGAGAGAGCATCAGTGTGGATAAAAACAACAG acaaacagatgatCGTCaagttttttaa